The following are from one region of the Planctomycetota bacterium genome:
- a CDS encoding biotin/lipoyl-binding protein, with protein sequence MIRTYLIPLLAIAGVVFATVQVVKGSRPQIAQPPVIEPPRAPYDSFVAGSGLVESSSENIAIGAPVGEIVTALPVRVGSDVAAGDVLFELDTRALRAQLAEREAAVRVAERTVARLAAGTRPELLPPARAKVAEAEASLADQRDQLRKWEQITDARARSEDEISRRRFAVQMSEARLEAARAEVALLEAGTWSYELGVAEAQVVQAKAAAESVRVEIERRIVRSPLNARVLQVNLRAGEFAAAGTLSTPHIMIGAVDPLHVRVDVDEHDAWRVRAGARARAFARGNKDISTELEFVRFEPFVVPKRSLTGDSVERVDTRVLQVIFRFPPRDLPLFVGQQVDVFIEAPPLGQVSSAPTTEELP encoded by the coding sequence ATGATCCGCACGTATCTCATCCCGCTGCTCGCGATCGCCGGCGTCGTCTTCGCGACCGTCCAGGTCGTGAAGGGAAGCCGCCCCCAGATAGCCCAGCCGCCCGTCATCGAGCCGCCCCGCGCGCCGTACGACTCGTTCGTCGCCGGTTCCGGCCTGGTCGAATCGTCGTCGGAGAACATCGCCATCGGCGCCCCCGTGGGCGAGATCGTGACCGCGCTGCCGGTGCGCGTCGGCTCCGATGTCGCCGCGGGCGACGTGCTGTTCGAGCTCGACACGCGCGCGCTCCGCGCCCAGCTCGCGGAGCGCGAGGCGGCGGTGCGCGTGGCCGAGCGCACCGTTGCGCGCCTGGCGGCGGGAACCCGCCCCGAACTGCTGCCCCCCGCACGCGCCAAGGTCGCCGAGGCCGAAGCCTCCCTCGCCGACCAGCGCGACCAGCTCCGCAAGTGGGAGCAGATCACCGACGCGCGCGCCCGCAGCGAGGACGAGATCAGCCGGCGCCGGTTCGCGGTGCAGATGAGCGAGGCACGCCTCGAGGCGGCCAGGGCGGAGGTCGCGCTGCTCGAGGCCGGCACCTGGTCGTACGAGCTGGGCGTGGCCGAGGCGCAGGTCGTGCAGGCCAAGGCCGCCGCCGAGTCGGTGCGTGTCGAGATCGAGCGTCGGATCGTCCGCTCGCCGCTCAACGCGCGTGTGCTGCAGGTGAACCTCCGCGCGGGCGAGTTCGCCGCCGCGGGCACGCTGAGCACCCCGCACATCATGATCGGCGCGGTCGACCCGCTGCACGTGCGCGTGGACGTCGACGAGCACGACGCCTGGCGCGTGCGCGCCGGCGCCCGCGCCCGCGCGTTCGCCCGGGGCAACAAGGACATCAGCACCGAGCTGGAGTTCGTCCGCTTCGAGCCCTTCGTGGTGCCGAAGCGGTCGCTCACCGGCGACAGCGTGGAGCGCGTCGACACACGCGTGCTGCAGGTGATCTTCCGGTTCCCCCCGCGCGACCTCCCGCTCTTCGTGGGCCAGCAGGTCGACGTGTTCATCGAGGCCCCCCCGCTCGGACAAGTCTCATCCGCTCCCACCACCGAGGAACTCCCATGA
- a CDS encoding ABC transporter ATP-binding protein, with amino-acid sequence MTPANPAPRTSDLSATLRDGESVAVRCRAVTKTYGSGNAAVRALRGVDLDVRLGELLMLVGPSGCGKTTLISVIAGVLDRDEGECEVLGADFKKIGSGATTRFRAANVGFVFQAFNLIPTLTIAENVAVPLLINGVSRREAVERARAMLARVGLGDRTRDTPTRLSGGQQQRVAISRALVHNPRLLVCDEPTSALDHATGQKVMELLRDVAEGHDLSLVVVTHDARIFEFADRIAEMDDGRIVNVTTGQSHRKSAHALPHAP; translated from the coding sequence ATGACACCCGCGAACCCAGCCCCGCGCACGTCCGATCTGTCCGCCACGCTGCGCGACGGCGAGTCCGTCGCCGTCCGCTGCCGCGCCGTGACGAAGACGTACGGCTCGGGCAACGCCGCCGTTCGCGCGTTGCGGGGGGTGGACCTGGACGTCCGCCTGGGCGAACTGCTGATGCTGGTGGGGCCCTCCGGCTGCGGCAAGACGACGCTGATCTCCGTCATCGCGGGAGTGCTCGACCGCGACGAGGGCGAGTGCGAGGTGCTGGGCGCCGACTTCAAGAAGATCGGCTCGGGCGCCACCACCCGGTTCCGCGCGGCGAACGTCGGGTTCGTGTTCCAGGCGTTCAACCTCATCCCCACGCTGACCATCGCCGAGAACGTCGCCGTGCCCTTGCTCATCAACGGCGTGTCGCGCCGCGAGGCCGTCGAACGCGCCCGCGCGATGCTGGCGCGCGTGGGTCTGGGCGACCGCACCCGCGACACGCCGACCCGGCTCTCTGGCGGGCAGCAGCAGCGCGTCGCGATCTCTCGCGCGCTGGTGCACAACCCGCGCCTGCTCGTGTGCGACGAGCCGACCAGCGCGCTCGACCACGCGACGGGTCAGAAGGTGATGGAACTGCTCCGCGACGTGGCGGAGGGGCACGACCTGTCGCTCGTCGTCGTCACGCACGACGCGCGCATCTTCGAGTTCGCCGACCGCATCGCCGAGATGGACGACGGGCGCATCGTGAACGTCACGACCGGCCAGTCGCACCGCAAGTCCGCCCACGCCCTGCCCCACGCCCCCTGA